A DNA window from Equus quagga isolate Etosha38 chromosome 21, UCLA_HA_Equagga_1.0, whole genome shotgun sequence contains the following coding sequences:
- the LOC124231514 gene encoding keratin-associated protein 13-1-like: protein MSYSCCSGKFSSRSLGGYLCYPRFSCGSSYPSNLVYSTDFRSPRTCQLGSSLYSGCQETCWEPTRYQTSYVVSSPCQRSCYRPRISTVCSPCRSTYARSQGSGSSSCCSLGYGSRSCYSLGCGSRGFRPLGYGVCGFPSLSYGSRFCFPTHFASRSCQSSCYRPICGSSYYQ, encoded by the coding sequence ATGTCCTACAGTTGCTGCTCTGGAAAATTCTCCTCCCGCTCCCTTGGGGGCTACCTGTGTTACCCACGCTTCTCCTGTGGCTCTTCCTACCCCAGCAACCTGGTCTACAGCACTGACTTCCGCTCTCCCAGAACCTGCCAGCTGGGCTCCTCTCTCTACAGTGGCTGCCAGGAGACCTGCTGGGAGCCCACAAGATACCAGACCTCCTATGTGGTGTCCAGCCCCTGCCAGAGGTCCTGCTACCGTCCAAGGATCTCCACAGTCTGCAGTCCCTGCCGGTCAACTTATGCCAGGTCTCAGGGTTCTGGGTCCAGCAGCTGCTGCTCTCTCGGCTATGGATCTAGAAGCTGCTACTCACTGGGCTGTGGATCTCGTGGCTTCAGACCCCTGGGTTATGGAGTCTGTGGCTTCCCTTCCCTGAGCTATGGATCCAGATTCTGCTTTCCAACCCACTTTGCCTCCAGGAGCTGCCAATCATCATGTTATAGACCAATCTGTGGATCCAGCTACTATCAATAA
- the LOC124231548 gene encoding keratin-associated protein 13-1-like, with amino-acid sequence MSYSCCSGNFSSHSLGSYLRYPGSFCGSSYPSNLIYSTGLCRPSTCQLGSSLYSGCHKTCWEPTRYQTSCVVSSPCQRSCYHTRTSSLCSPYGSTYTRPLGCRSSDSCCPGYGSRSSYSLGCGSSGFRPLHYGICGFPSLSSGSRFCHPTYFRFWNLQPSCYQPICGSDFYRFTC; translated from the coding sequence ATGTCCTACAGCTGCTGCTCTGGAAacttctcctcccactcccttggAAGCTACCTCCGCTATCCAGGCTCCTTCTGTGGCTCTTCCTACCCCAGCAACCTGATCTACAGCACTGGCCTCTGCCGTCCCAGCACCTGCCAGCTGGGCTCCTCTCTCTACAGTGGCTGTCACAAGACTTGCTGGGAGCCCACCAGATACCAAACGTCCTGTGTGGTGTCCAGCCCCTGCCAGAGATCCTGCTACCACACAAGGACCTCCAGTCTCTGCAGTCCCTACGGGTCAACTTATACTCGGCCTCTGGGCTGTAGGTCCAGTGACAGCTGTTGCCCAGGCTATGGATCTAGAAGTTCCTATTCACTGGGCTGTGGATCCAGTGGCTTCAGACCACTGCATTATGGAATCTGTGGCTTCCCTTCCTTGAGCTCTGGATCCAGATTCTGCCATCCAACCTATTTTCGTTTTTGGAATCTCCAGCCATCTTGCTACCAGCCGATCTGTGGATCTGACTTCTACAGATTCACTTGTTGA
- the LOC124231495 gene encoding LOW QUALITY PROTEIN: keratin-associated protein 23-1-like (The sequence of the model RefSeq protein was modified relative to this genomic sequence to represent the inferred CDS: inserted 1 base in 1 codon) has protein sequence MSYSCCSGNFSSRSLGGFLRYPGSSCGSSYPSNLVYSTDXLLSQHLPAGLLSLRWLSEDLLGAHQIPDVLCGVQPLPEVLLPSKDLHSLQSLPVNLCQVTGLWVQQLLLPELWI, from the exons ATGTCCTACAGCTGCTGCTCTGGAAACTTCTCCTCCCGCTCCCTTGGGGGCTTCCTGCGCTACCCAGGCTCCTCCTGTGGCTCTTCCTACCCCAGCAACCTGGTCTACAGCACTG CTCTGCTCTCCCAGCACCTGCCAGCTGGGCTCCTCTCTCTACGGTGGCTGTCAGAAGACTTACTGGGAGCCCACCAGATACCAGACGTCCTGTGTGGTGTCCAGCCCCTGCCAGAGGTCCTGCTACCGTCCAAGGATCTCCACAGTCTGCAGTCCCTGCCGGTCAACTTATGCCAGGTCACTGGTCTCTGGGtccagcagctgctgctccctGAGCTATGGATCTAG